The Candidatus Cloacimonadota bacterium genome includes the window TATGTCCTCTGGCTTGACTTTGATAATAGATTAGCAAATCTTTCACCCGAAGATTTTATTAAAGCGTATTTTGTTGATAAACTATCAGCTAAAGAAATCATTGTTGGCTATGATTGGCATTTCGGTAAGAATAGAACAGGTAATTATCACTTATTGAAAAGGTACGAAAAGGTATATGGCTATAAAACGGATATTGTAAAAGAAGTGAAAATCGGAAAGAAAATCGTGTCCAGCACTAAAATCCGGGAATATATTAGAGACGGAAAAATAGAGTCTGCTCAAAAAATGTTAGGGCGATATTATTCTATTTTAGGTAAGGTCGTTCCAGGCGATAAAATTGGCAGGCAATTAGGATTTCCAACCATAAATCTTGAACCAGTAGAGCCAAGAAAGTTGCTCCCTCAATGTGGCGTGTATTTAACAAAAACTGAGTTCAAACAAAATAAAATGTGTGGTCTAACAAATATTGGCAAAAAACCAACTATAAAAAAGAATAATAGGAAAAAATTCATAGAAACATATATTTTTGATTTTGATAAAGAGATTTATTCCAAAAAGATTGAACTCTTTTTTATAAGAAGAATTCGGGATGAAAAAAAATTTGCAAGTAAAGAAGAACTCATAGAACAAATAAAGTTAGATGAAAGCATTGTAAGATGTATAATCCAAAATATGAAATTATAAAAAATAAAGTTATAGCTATTATAACAGCGGCAGGAAAAAGTGTGCGAATGAACTTACCAGTGAAAAAGCAGTTTATGCCACTTGCGGGTAAACCAATTATAGTCCATACAGTAGAGAAATTTTTAAAAGCAGAAATTTTTGATAAAATAATTATCACAATCAGTTCAGAAGATAGAAAACTCGCTGAAAAAATACTCTTTTCTAAATATAATTTTCCTAAAAAGAAATTTATCATTGTTGATGGAGGCGTAACAAGGCAACAATCCGTATTTAATGCATTAAAAATGTGCCCCGAAGCAACTGATTATGTTGTAATTCACGATGGGGTTAGACCTCTCGTAAAGGTTAAAGAAATTCAGGAAATTGTTGAACTGACTGAAGAAAAAAGAGCAATTACACTCGGCATAACAGCAAAAAATACTATTAAGAGAATTAAGCAGAATAGAGTCATATCCACTTTAGATAGAAAACAGTTATGGGAAATTTTTACACCTCAAGCATTCTATTATGACTTAATTTATAAAGCACATAAAAATGCAGAAAACAAAAAGCTCGAAGTAAATGATGATGCAGAATTGGTAGAAATTCTTGGTAAAGATGTTTTTGTTTTACAGGGTTTGCCAGAAAATATAAAAATTACTGACCAATTTGATTTGAAAATTGCTGAGGCGATATTACAAGGTGTAGAAAAATGAAAAGGATAAAAAATATTTTGGCAAAAATCTTACAAAAAATCCCGAATTTTCAAATCAAAATCCCGGTTACTGGACTTGGTTGTGGAGTTCTTGGCTTGGTCTTTGCCAAACAGACCATTAAAATGGGAAAGATAGCAGCACATCTTTTAAAAAGTCTTGAATATCGTGGATATGATTCTACCGGAGCTATTATTCAGAATGATAAAGGAAAGATTGTAGTCAGGAAAGATGTAGGTGCACCTTCTGAACTTGTTAAAACTTTGGGAATAGAAAAGCTATCAGGAAAAATATTCTGCGGGCAGGTTAGATGGGCAACTTTTGGTTCAGTTAACAAGGAAAATTCTCAACCTCATGAAGTAAAGTGCAAAAAGCATATCTACGGGGCTCATAATGGAAATATTACCAATACCTGCGCATTAAAACAGTTTCTTATTGATGAAGGACATGATGTTATAAGTAATAATGATGGAGAAATACTGGTTCATACTGTTGAGCAATATTTTGATATGTATATTGAGAAATTTCCAGATAAAAGACATTTAGAACCACAGATTCGCAAGGATTCTATGCGAAAGGCAATAATTGAGGCAAGCAAAAAGTTAGAAGGCTCTTATGCTGCTGTGATAGTTGACCCTGTTACAGAAATTGTTTACGCAATC containing:
- a CDS encoding bifunctional riboflavin kinase/FAD synthetase, which produces MKSIHKIKHKLKNLVVTVGTFDGVHLGHQKIMQTLVKRAKAIDGISVVITYHPHPLEILNNKHFPYLLTEKIKKEEFLKKIGIDYVLWLDFDNRLANLSPEDFIKAYFVDKLSAKEIIVGYDWHFGKNRTGNYHLLKRYEKVYGYKTDIVKEVKIGKKIVSSTKIREYIRDGKIESAQKMLGRYYSILGKVVPGDKIGRQLGFPTINLEPVEPRKLLPQCGVYLTKTEFKQNKMCGLTNIGKKPTIKKNNRKKFIETYIFDFDKEIYSKKIELFFIRRIRDEKKFASKEELIEQIKLDESIVRCIIQNMKL
- the ispD gene encoding 2-C-methyl-D-erythritol 4-phosphate cytidylyltransferase, with the protein product MYNPKYEIIKNKVIAIITAAGKSVRMNLPVKKQFMPLAGKPIIVHTVEKFLKAEIFDKIIITISSEDRKLAEKILFSKYNFPKKKFIIVDGGVTRQQSVFNALKMCPEATDYVVIHDGVRPLVKVKEIQEIVELTEEKRAITLGITAKNTIKRIKQNRVISTLDRKQLWEIFTPQAFYYDLIYKAHKNAENKKLEVNDDAELVEILGKDVFVLQGLPENIKITDQFDLKIAEAILQGVEK